Proteins from one Caldalkalibacillus salinus genomic window:
- a CDS encoding flagellar export chaperone FlgN, with the protein MLHHVQQVLQQLLEAHQDLLKLANQKRLKLVEADVEQLQHIQKEESDVIKRISAIEAQRVQAVDQLLRTNGISRRAEETTLTMLVELLSCAKSRRSIEGSEALFSVGDQLQRVIQEVQSVNALNQQLIEDALSYAQTTLDYMTEPQSPTYHKPTSNQSGSQVQVASSPTQSFFDTKA; encoded by the coding sequence GTGCTACATCATGTGCAACAAGTCCTACAACAACTACTAGAGGCCCATCAAGATTTATTAAAACTGGCGAATCAAAAGCGGTTAAAGCTGGTCGAAGCAGATGTAGAGCAGCTCCAACATATCCAAAAAGAGGAGTCGGATGTGATCAAACGGATCAGTGCCATAGAAGCGCAACGGGTACAGGCAGTGGATCAGTTGCTACGGACTAACGGTATCAGCCGACGCGCAGAAGAGACCACGTTGACTATGCTCGTAGAACTGTTATCATGTGCAAAAAGCAGGCGGAGCATTGAAGGAAGCGAGGCGCTTTTCTCTGTGGGTGATCAGTTACAACGGGTGATACAAGAGGTTCAAAGCGTGAATGCCTTGAACCAACAACTGATCGAGGATGCGCTATCGTATGCTCAAACAACATTGGATTATATGACAGAACCACAGTCCCCCACTTATCATAAGCCGACGTCGAATCAGAGTGGAAGTCAAGTG
- the flgM gene encoding flagellar biosynthesis anti-sigma factor FlgM produces the protein MKINKAIPTVMNVYKQNQQLTQKKEGHQRQDEVRISDQAKAMLEEKQQTDGTRQEKIDQLKAQIKMGEYEVNSRKVADKLYDFWYGNES, from the coding sequence ATGAAAATCAATAAAGCTATACCGACAGTGATGAATGTCTACAAGCAAAACCAACAGCTCACCCAGAAAAAAGAAGGGCACCAGCGGCAGGACGAGGTTCGAATTTCAGACCAAGCGAAAGCAATGCTTGAGGAGAAGCAACAGACGGACGGCACCAGACAAGAGAAAATTGATCAGCTCAAAGCGCAAATCAAGATGGGCGAATATGAAGTCAATAGCCGTAAGGTTGCAGACAAACTCTATGACTTTTGGTATGGAAACGAATCGTGA
- a CDS encoding TIGR03826 family flagellar region protein, whose product MGVNELANCPQCNKLFVKGVQDLCRNCIKIEDQEYRLVAEYLRSRKNRKATIYECSEDTGVTINKISKFIRQKRITLENLPNMGYPCESCGALTRAGTLCQNCHQQLNQDIEKINRTEHKQSDTSRTDIKQTGYRRVKGSEV is encoded by the coding sequence ATGGGAGTCAATGAACTAGCCAACTGTCCCCAATGTAATAAGCTTTTCGTTAAAGGGGTACAGGATTTATGTCGAAATTGCATAAAAATAGAAGATCAAGAGTATCGTCTTGTAGCTGAATATTTAAGAAGTCGTAAAAACCGTAAAGCAACCATATATGAATGCAGTGAAGATACAGGCGTGACCATTAACAAAATCTCTAAATTTATACGCCAAAAGAGGATTACACTCGAGAATCTCCCCAATATGGGTTATCCCTGTGAGTCTTGTGGAGCGTTAACGAGAGCGGGTACGTTATGCCAAAATTGTCATCAACAGTTAAATCAGGACATTGAAAAAATAAATCGCACAGAACACAAACAAAGTGATACGTCACGAACAGATATTAAACAAACAGGATATAGAAGAGTCAAAGGAAGCGAGGTGTAG